The genomic DNA GGCTAGAGATTTAAAGAAAAAAGGTTTGGCCTATTACACTATCAGTAGCGCAGGGCATGAGAGTAATGTTTTACTTGGACAACTGTTGAATGTGAATGATCCTTGTTTTTTACATTATCGCAGCGGTGCTTTAATGGCTCAGCGCTATCGTTTTGATTCACAAAGAGATTATACTGAAGATACATTGATGTCCTTTATGTGCGCTCGTAATGAACCAGTGAGCGGTGGGCGGCATAAAGTCTGGGGAAGTGTTAAACTTAATGTATTACCTCAAACCAGTACCATTGCTTCGCATTTACCCAAAGCCGTGGGGGCAGCCTTTGCTTTGGCAAAATTAAAAGATCAAGAGTGTTTGGATGGTGTAAGTAAGGATAGCATTATCTGTTGTAGTTTTGGTGATGCCTCGGCCAATCATTCAACGGCCTTAGGTGCCATCAATACAGCTAAATGGACCGCTTATCAAAATCTGCCCATGCCTATTCTTTTTGTCTGTGAAGATAATGGTTTGGGTATTTCTGTGAAAACACCGCATAATTGGATTAGAAATAATTATGCCAACAGTCAATCCATGAAATATATCTATACTGATGGTAATGATCCACAAGCAGCCTATGGTCAAGTCAAGCAAGCTATTGATTATTGTAGAGCTTATAAAAAACCGGTTTTTTTACATTTAAAAACAACTCGTCTGATGGGACACGCAGGCAGTGATATTCAGGCAGCGTATTTATCTGAACAAGAAATTCTTGCACAAGAAAAGAATGATCCTCTCTTGGCTTGGGCCAAAGCTCTTGTAGAAAACCATGTTCTAAGCAAAGAAGAAATTGTAGAAGCTCATACGAATATTGTTCAGGACATTGATCACAAGAGTAAGCGCTGTATGCAATTAGAAAAGATTCAAAACAAAGAAAATTTGACGCTGCCTTATAATAATAAGCTGAAAAAAATTGACTGCAAACGTGTAAGTTTTGTAAGTGACTCTGGGACTAACAGCTCATTAAACAATAACTTCAACACAAAGCCCAGGCATATGGCCATGTTGTTGTCTATGGGGCTTAAAGAATTGATGCAAAAAGATGCCGGCGTCATGGTTTTTGGAGAAGATGTTGCCAAAAAAGGTGGCGTCTACCATGTCACAAAAGGCTTGTACGAACACTTTGGCCCAGCGCGGGTGTTCAATACGGTTTTGGATGAGCAGTCCATTTTGGGCTTGGCCATGGGTATGTCACACATGGGTTTTTTACCTATTCCAGAGATTCAGTACTTAGCCTATTATCACAATGCCCAAGATCAAATTCGCAGTGAAGCGGCATCGACGGCTTTTTTTTCTAATGGGCAGTTTCATAACCCTATGGTGATTCGTGTTGCATCTTTTGCCTATCAAAAAGGGTTTGGAGGACATTTTCATAATGATAATTCCATTGCAGTGTTAAGGGACTTACCTGGAGTGATTGTTGCTTCTCCATCGCGGGGAGATGATGCCGTAAAGATGCTGCGGACCTGTTATGACTTGGCCAAAGACTGTGGAAAGGTGGTATTCTTTTTAGAGCCTATTGCCTTATACATGACTAAAGATTTGTATGAAGATCAAGATGAAGCGTGGAGTTTTCAATATCCACAAGCCAATGAAATAATTGCTTATGGAGAATGCAGTGTGCACGGCCAATCAAAAACGGTGATTATTAGTTATGCCAATGGTTATTACATGAGCTTAAGAGCGGCACAGCAATTGAAGCAAGAGAGCAATAAAGAGGTAAGCGTGATGGATTTAAGATG from bacterium includes the following:
- a CDS encoding thiamine pyrophosphate-dependent enzyme, whose amino-acid sequence is MQLDRQKSIEYGFLEFVSQLHSKHNSSSFYIEHREVLRTMFFNQLLSRALDYAARDLKKKGLAYYTISSAGHESNVLLGQLLNVNDPCFLHYRSGALMAQRYRFDSQRDYTEDTLMSFMCARNEPVSGGRHKVWGSVKLNVLPQTSTIASHLPKAVGAAFALAKLKDQECLDGVSKDSIICCSFGDASANHSTALGAINTAKWTAYQNLPMPILFVCEDNGLGISVKTPHNWIRNNYANSQSMKYIYTDGNDPQAAYGQVKQAIDYCRAYKKPVFLHLKTTRLMGHAGSDIQAAYLSEQEILAQEKNDPLLAWAKALVENHVLSKEEIVEAHTNIVQDIDHKSKRCMQLEKIQNKENLTLPYNNKLKKIDCKRVSFVSDSGTNSSLNNNFNTKPRHMAMLLSMGLKELMQKDAGVMVFGEDVAKKGGVYHVTKGLYEHFGPARVFNTVLDEQSILGLAMGMSHMGFLPIPEIQYLAYYHNAQDQIRSEAASTAFFSNGQFHNPMVIRVASFAYQKGFGGHFHNDNSIAVLRDLPGVIVASPSRGDDAVKMLRTCYDLAKDCGKVVFFLEPIALYMTKDLYEDQDEAWSFQYPQANEIIAYGECSVHGQSKTVIISYANGYYMSLRAAQQLKQESNKEVSVMDLRWLHPLPLDSVLKHLQNLGAEKILIVDECRKNGGVADSLSRAILQKFKNIQLKVIEAEESYIPLGPAANTVLPTEEDILRELKSFDHDQ